One Edaphobacter flagellatus genomic region harbors:
- a CDS encoding chlorite dismutase family protein: MSETTVAPVSEKSTAATQASGRPASSYGVQPHDPSKPVKRQIVCFSFYKIMPEWRRLPAEERAAHKAAFAEVLTKWNKPGEFLSLTYSTVGTRGDVDMCVWSIGYAVDEMNKMRSELLSSPLGGYLETPHNFLAMTKRSQYQIDRPDESEGEGRGAIRPGGQKYIFIYPFWKTRPWYLLPMDERKRLMDEHIRVGLSYPRVKLNTTYSFGIDDQEFVVAFETNFPEDFLDLVQQLRETEASMYTLKDTPIFSCVRVAPEEMLSRLG, translated from the coding sequence ATGTCCGAGACTACCGTCGCCCCCGTGTCTGAGAAGAGTACAGCTGCAACGCAGGCAAGTGGCCGGCCAGCTTCAAGCTATGGCGTGCAGCCCCATGATCCTTCGAAGCCGGTCAAACGGCAGATCGTTTGCTTCAGCTTCTACAAGATCATGCCGGAGTGGCGTCGTCTGCCAGCCGAAGAGCGGGCCGCACATAAGGCAGCGTTTGCCGAAGTGCTGACGAAGTGGAACAAGCCGGGCGAGTTTTTGTCGCTCACGTACTCCACCGTGGGCACACGTGGCGATGTAGATATGTGCGTATGGTCGATTGGATATGCCGTCGACGAAATGAACAAGATGCGCAGCGAGTTGCTGTCGTCGCCGCTGGGCGGCTATCTGGAGACGCCGCACAACTTCCTGGCAATGACGAAGCGATCGCAGTATCAGATCGACCGTCCGGATGAAAGTGAAGGCGAAGGGCGCGGCGCAATTCGCCCCGGTGGCCAGAAGTACATCTTCATCTATCCCTTCTGGAAGACACGGCCGTGGTATCTGCTGCCGATGGATGAGCGCAAGCGGCTAATGGATGAGCATATTCGCGTGGGGCTAAGCTATCCGCGCGTAAAGCTGAATACCACCTATTCCTTTGGAATCGACGATCAGGAGTTTGTTGTAGCGTTTGAGACGAACTTTCCTGAGGACTTTCTGGACCTGGTGCAGCAGCTTCGTGAGACGGAGGCGAGCATGTACACGCTCAAGGACACGCCAATCTTCAGCTGTGTGCGTGTGGCTCCGGAAGAGATGCTGAGCCGGCTGGGATAG
- a CDS encoding CPBP family intramembrane glutamic endopeptidase, whose protein sequence is MRQKGGVGVAARAVLFVVCTAILFAIASRWIKGLLPMGCVSAIATLLLTVAFVHWEKLSLSDVGADFVVGSLKRFGIAFIAGMALPLLRAGLVMVLTGVRYERVQSFTSADVLLSLAIYIALATREELAFRGYPLRILDRRFGPWAALLAIAALFAAEHMLGGWAWWQAVLGSGVGALLFGAAALRTQGLAVPIGLHAAWNFTDTMLGGKGTPGLWRPVIESASQKHVEIAQWASYVFVMLAATAVIWLWPKAAKKVNQA, encoded by the coding sequence GTGAGGCAAAAGGGGGGAGTTGGAGTGGCTGCGCGAGCCGTGCTGTTTGTCGTGTGCACGGCGATACTTTTTGCTATTGCTTCACGGTGGATCAAGGGCCTGCTCCCTATGGGATGTGTCTCCGCGATCGCTACGCTCTTGTTAACCGTCGCATTTGTCCATTGGGAGAAGCTCTCACTCTCGGATGTGGGCGCAGATTTCGTGGTTGGGAGTCTGAAGCGATTTGGGATTGCCTTTATCGCGGGGATGGCATTGCCTTTATTGCGTGCAGGGTTGGTCATGGTGTTGACCGGTGTGAGATATGAGCGCGTACAGAGCTTTACGTCGGCGGACGTGTTGCTGTCGCTTGCTATCTATATCGCTTTAGCGACGCGCGAAGAATTGGCTTTTCGTGGCTATCCCCTGCGCATACTGGATCGGAGATTCGGCCCCTGGGCTGCACTGCTGGCCATTGCTGCCCTGTTTGCTGCAGAGCATATGCTGGGAGGATGGGCGTGGTGGCAGGCCGTGCTGGGCTCGGGCGTGGGAGCGCTGCTGTTTGGGGCAGCAGCCCTGCGAACACAGGGATTGGCTGTGCCGATTGGACTGCATGCTGCGTGGAACTTCACCGATACGATGCTGGGCGGAAAAGGCACGCCTGGACTATGGCGACCTGTAATCGAATCCGCTTCGCAGAAGCATGTCGAGATTGCGCAATGGGCGAGCTATGTCTTCGTGATGCTGGCAGCGACTGCAGTCATATGGCTCTGGCCCAAGGCGGCAAAAAAAGTCAACCAAGCCTAG
- a CDS encoding DedA family protein, producing the protein MSEKIIAVLASFIIAVISAGGYIGVALLMGIESACIPLPSEIIMPFAGYLVHTGQLKLFWVATAGAIGCNLGSIPAYWLGAWGGRPAVERFGRYVLLSRHDLDRTEHFFQRFGGITVLIARLLPVVRTFIALPAGIAKMPQLRFHLYTFIGSWPWCYVLAYVGMKLGDKWETDPRFKEIFHRFHLAVEVALLVGIVWFFWTHWRNRIRTEAA; encoded by the coding sequence ATGTCCGAGAAGATCATCGCAGTCCTTGCCAGCTTTATCATCGCCGTTATCTCCGCCGGAGGCTACATCGGTGTAGCCCTCCTCATGGGCATCGAATCTGCCTGCATCCCGCTGCCGTCGGAGATCATCATGCCCTTTGCGGGCTATCTGGTACACACTGGCCAGCTCAAACTCTTCTGGGTCGCTACCGCTGGCGCGATCGGATGCAATCTCGGTTCCATCCCTGCCTACTGGCTGGGCGCATGGGGGGGCCGCCCCGCCGTCGAACGCTTCGGCCGCTACGTCCTCTTGAGCCGTCACGATCTCGATCGCACGGAGCACTTCTTTCAGCGCTTTGGCGGAATCACAGTCCTTATCGCGCGTCTGCTTCCTGTCGTACGCACCTTCATCGCTCTACCCGCAGGCATCGCAAAAATGCCGCAGCTCCGCTTCCACCTCTACACCTTCATAGGTTCCTGGCCTTGGTGTTATGTGCTTGCGTACGTCGGTATGAAGCTCGGCGACAAGTGGGAGACCGATCCACGCTTTAAAGAGATCTTCCACCGCTTCCATCTCGCAGTAGAAGTCGCGCTTTTGGTCGGGATTGTATGGTTCTTCTGGACACACTGGCGCAATCGTATCCGTACTGAAGCGGCCTAG
- a CDS encoding Orn/Lys/Arg family decarboxylase, producing the protein MNEGRWVLLIASEVGGTDSVSDRAMERLVDAIKEEGYEVVRTSTPEDGVSLVTSDPSYSAILLDWDLEGEGQFDERAALKVLRAVRHRSKKVPIFLIADRTLVSELPLEVVKQVHEYIHLFGDTPAFIANRVDFAVERYHEQLLPPYFRELKKYTDQGAYSWDAPGHMGGVAYLKHPVGMEFQRFFGENLLRSDLGISTAQLGSWLDHLGPPGESERNAARIFGADWTFYVLGGSSTSNQIIGHGVIAQDDIVLADANCHKSICHSLTVTGARPVYMKPTRNGYGMIGLVPLKRFSPEFIRGLIDRSPLTKGVANQNPTYAVVTNSTYDGLCYDVNRVVEELSKSVPRVHFDEAWYAYAKFHKIYRGRFAMDVPDDMPDRPTIFSVQSTHKMLAAFSMGSMVHIKLSPRAPLEFDQFNESFMMHGTTSPFYPLIASLDVAAAMMDEPAGPTLMYETIQDAISFRKAMSSVAHRLRATENGEGWFFRLFQPDQVTDPATGKVDVFEETPDELLGRNPDCWTLKPGEDWHGFQDEDIADGYCMLDPTKVTILMPGVNAQGRVSEWGIPAAILTEFLDSRRVEIARTGDYTVLVLFSVGTSKGKWGSLLENLFEFKRLYDSDATLEEALPELVAKYPQRYRNATLKELSDEMHAAMIELNLPTLVGEACDEDFDPVLTPAQTYQKLLRNETEKIRFTQMPGRIGAVMLVPYPPGIPMCMPGERLGGPESPVIRLILATEAFGKRFPGFEREVHGIEVDGEGNYWMRAVVETPGQLHPVSDNGQQHPPNSAPPVKKKRERRKSHDLSGSGI; encoded by the coding sequence ATGAACGAAGGTCGTTGGGTCCTTTTGATTGCGAGTGAAGTAGGTGGAACGGATTCGGTCTCTGACCGCGCCATGGAACGGCTCGTTGATGCCATCAAGGAAGAAGGCTACGAGGTCGTCCGAACCTCCACTCCTGAGGATGGTGTGTCGCTTGTTACCTCCGATCCTTCATACTCTGCAATCCTGCTCGATTGGGACCTCGAAGGGGAAGGCCAGTTCGACGAGCGCGCCGCGCTCAAAGTGCTTCGCGCCGTCCGCCATCGAAGCAAAAAGGTTCCGATCTTCCTGATCGCCGATCGAACGCTCGTCTCCGAACTTCCGCTCGAGGTGGTCAAGCAGGTCCACGAGTACATCCATCTCTTTGGAGACACCCCGGCCTTTATCGCCAACCGTGTTGACTTCGCCGTCGAGCGCTATCACGAGCAGCTTCTGCCTCCTTATTTCCGCGAATTGAAGAAGTACACCGATCAGGGTGCGTACTCGTGGGATGCGCCCGGACATATGGGTGGCGTCGCCTATCTTAAGCATCCCGTCGGCATGGAGTTTCAGCGCTTCTTTGGTGAGAACCTGCTCCGCTCCGACCTCGGCATTTCCACCGCCCAGCTTGGCTCGTGGCTCGATCACCTCGGACCTCCAGGAGAATCCGAGCGCAATGCGGCGCGCATCTTCGGGGCCGATTGGACCTTCTATGTTCTTGGTGGCTCCTCAACCTCGAACCAGATCATCGGCCATGGCGTCATCGCGCAGGACGATATCGTTCTTGCCGATGCCAATTGCCACAAGTCCATCTGCCACTCACTCACCGTTACTGGCGCTCGCCCTGTTTACATGAAGCCGACGCGCAATGGCTACGGCATGATCGGCCTTGTTCCGCTAAAACGATTCTCGCCGGAGTTCATCCGCGGCCTCATCGACCGCAGCCCACTTACTAAGGGCGTTGCCAATCAGAATCCAACCTATGCGGTCGTCACCAACTCGACGTATGACGGTCTCTGCTATGACGTGAATCGCGTTGTTGAAGAGCTATCCAAGTCCGTTCCGCGCGTCCACTTTGACGAGGCGTGGTACGCCTACGCCAAGTTCCACAAGATCTATCGCGGCCGTTTCGCAATGGACGTGCCGGACGACATGCCTGATCGTCCGACGATCTTCTCGGTGCAGTCGACGCACAAGATGCTTGCGGCATTTTCGATGGGTTCGATGGTGCACATCAAGCTCAGCCCACGCGCTCCGCTGGAGTTCGATCAGTTCAACGAGTCCTTCATGATGCACGGGACGACGTCGCCCTTCTATCCCCTGATCGCTTCGCTCGACGTTGCTGCGGCCATGATGGACGAGCCCGCCGGCCCGACCTTAATGTACGAAACCATTCAGGATGCCATCAGCTTCCGCAAGGCCATGTCATCCGTTGCTCATCGGCTTCGCGCCACAGAAAACGGCGAGGGCTGGTTCTTCCGGCTCTTCCAGCCGGACCAGGTCACCGATCCTGCGACCGGCAAGGTCGATGTCTTCGAGGAAACTCCTGACGAGTTGCTGGGCCGCAACCCTGACTGCTGGACGCTCAAGCCCGGCGAGGACTGGCACGGCTTCCAGGACGAAGACATTGCAGACGGCTACTGCATGCTCGACCCCACCAAGGTCACCATCCTGATGCCCGGCGTCAACGCGCAGGGCAGAGTCAGCGAGTGGGGTATCCCGGCAGCTATCCTGACCGAATTCCTCGACTCTCGCCGTGTTGAGATCGCCCGCACAGGCGATTACACCGTCCTGGTCCTCTTCTCGGTAGGAACATCGAAGGGCAAGTGGGGATCGCTCCTGGAAAATCTCTTTGAGTTCAAACGCCTCTACGACAGCGACGCCACACTCGAAGAAGCTTTGCCGGAGCTGGTTGCGAAGTATCCCCAGCGCTATCGCAATGCCACTCTCAAAGAGCTTTCCGACGAGATGCACGCGGCGATGATCGAGCTCAATTTGCCCACGCTTGTCGGCGAAGCATGCGATGAGGACTTTGACCCCGTTCTCACACCTGCGCAGACCTATCAGAAGCTCCTCCGCAACGAGACGGAGAAGATTCGCTTCACCCAGATGCCCGGTCGTATCGGTGCAGTCATGCTAGTTCCTTATCCCCCCGGCATTCCCATGTGCATGCCCGGCGAACGGTTGGGCGGACCGGAGAGCCCGGTCATCCGCCTGATCCTTGCGACGGAAGCCTTCGGCAAGCGTTTTCCTGGCTTCGAGCGTGAAGTTCACGGTATTGAGGTGGATGGAGAAGGGAATTACTGGATGCGTGCTGTGGTCGAAACTCCTGGACAGCTGCATCCTGTAAGCGACAACGGGCAACAGCATCCGCCCAACTCCGCGCCTCCAGTCAAAAAGAAGCGCGAACGTCGCAAGAGCCACGACCTTTCCGGTTCGGGTATCTAA
- a CDS encoding inositol-3-phosphate synthase codes for MSNTPAASSEAASSIKPATGKLGVMIPGMGAVATTLIAGVEAIRRGFAKPIGSTSQMGTIRLGKRTDGRSPLIKDFVPLASLDDLVFTGWDIFGGNLYDAAKTAQVLDNDQLQQIRPFLESIEPLPAAFNQHYVKRLEGKKTKTGKNKCDLANQIRNDIAEFKTKTDRQVMIWCGSTEIYMEQAPVHQTLAAFEKGLVEDDPAISPSMLYAWAALKEGIPFINGAPNLTVDIPALNELSRKMNAPIAGKDFKTGQTFIKTVLAPAFKVRNIGVSGWYSTNILGNRDGEVLDDPDSFKTKEVSKLGVLEYIFQPELHPELYKDLYHKVRINYYPPRGDNKEGWDNIDIFGWLGYPMQLKVDFLCRDSILAAPLALDLVLFMDLAARTPSLRGLGIQEWLSFYFKDPDSAPGVYPEHDLFIQNMKLKNTLRHIMGEDLITHLGLDYYGE; via the coding sequence ATGTCCAACACCCCCGCCGCATCCAGCGAAGCGGCATCCAGCATCAAGCCAGCTACAGGAAAATTAGGTGTCATGATCCCCGGCATGGGAGCGGTCGCAACCACTCTCATTGCTGGCGTAGAAGCTATCCGGCGCGGGTTCGCCAAGCCGATTGGCTCCACCTCACAGATGGGGACCATCCGTCTCGGTAAACGCACCGATGGCCGTTCGCCGCTGATTAAAGACTTCGTTCCCCTGGCCTCGCTCGACGATCTCGTCTTCACCGGCTGGGATATCTTCGGCGGCAACCTCTACGACGCTGCTAAGACCGCGCAGGTGCTCGATAACGACCAGCTGCAGCAGATTCGCCCCTTCCTTGAGTCCATCGAGCCTCTTCCCGCCGCCTTCAATCAGCACTACGTCAAGCGTCTCGAAGGCAAGAAGACCAAGACCGGCAAGAACAAGTGCGACCTCGCCAATCAGATTCGCAATGACATTGCAGAATTCAAGACGAAGACCGATCGTCAGGTGATGATCTGGTGTGGTTCCACCGAAATCTATATGGAGCAGGCTCCCGTTCACCAGACCCTTGCCGCCTTCGAGAAAGGCCTCGTTGAGGACGATCCTGCCATCTCTCCCTCGATGCTCTATGCATGGGCCGCTCTCAAGGAGGGCATCCCCTTCATCAACGGAGCTCCCAACCTCACCGTCGACATCCCTGCGCTCAACGAGCTCTCCCGCAAGATGAACGCTCCCATCGCAGGCAAAGACTTCAAAACCGGGCAGACCTTCATCAAGACCGTCCTGGCTCCGGCCTTCAAGGTGCGCAATATCGGCGTATCCGGCTGGTACTCCACCAACATCCTCGGCAATCGCGACGGCGAAGTGCTCGACGATCCCGACTCCTTTAAGACCAAAGAGGTCTCCAAGCTCGGCGTCCTCGAGTACATCTTCCAGCCCGAGCTGCATCCCGAGCTTTACAAGGATCTTTATCACAAGGTTCGCATTAACTATTACCCACCACGTGGTGATAACAAAGAGGGTTGGGACAATATCGATATCTTCGGCTGGCTTGGCTATCCTATGCAGCTTAAGGTCGACTTCCTCTGCCGCGACTCCATCCTTGCCGCTCCGCTTGCGCTCGACCTCGTCCTCTTCATGGACCTCGCTGCGCGCACGCCTTCACTGCGCGGACTCGGCATTCAGGAGTGGCTCAGCTTCTACTTCAAGGACCCTGACTCGGCCCCCGGCGTCTACCCGGAGCACGATCTCTTCATCCAGAACATGAAGCTTAAGAACACGCTCCGCCACATCATGGGAGAGGACCTCATCACCCATCTCGGCCTCGATTACTACGGCGAGTAA
- a CDS encoding uroporphyrinogen-III synthase has translation MSLSGKRILVTRTRHQASELASQLAAHEAIPILVPTIEIGAPESFAPLDAALAQLSSFDWLIFTSANAVEVFGHRWKPGSTTLPKIAVIGSATERAVQGIGLRAHLLPQKFVAEALAESLIPHASGSRMLLIRGEEARDVLPESLTRAGATVTIAPAYRNSIPSESIAELKRLYASDSNYPDAVTLTSASTAHNFFALAGAAGLSLPHTTVFASIGPITSVALRESGFEPEIEASEATIPSLVQALERYFNTR, from the coding sequence ATGTCTCTCTCCGGCAAACGCATTCTCGTCACACGAACGCGCCATCAGGCCTCGGAGCTTGCATCGCAGCTTGCAGCTCACGAAGCGATTCCTATTCTCGTCCCAACCATTGAAATTGGTGCGCCTGAAAGTTTCGCTCCACTCGACGCAGCGCTCGCTCAACTAAGCAGCTTCGACTGGCTGATCTTCACCAGCGCAAATGCTGTCGAAGTCTTTGGGCACAGATGGAAACCCGGCTCAACAACTCTTCCGAAGATCGCCGTCATCGGATCTGCGACGGAGCGGGCGGTGCAGGGAATCGGCCTCCGCGCGCATCTTTTGCCTCAGAAATTCGTCGCGGAAGCGCTGGCTGAGTCTCTTATTCCTCACGCCTCCGGCAGCAGAATGCTGCTCATCCGCGGCGAGGAAGCACGCGATGTGCTTCCTGAATCGCTCACGCGTGCTGGAGCGACAGTTACCATCGCGCCAGCCTATCGCAACAGCATCCCCTCTGAATCCATTGCCGAGTTGAAGCGGCTTTATGCTTCTGACTCCAACTATCCGGATGCTGTCACACTCACCAGTGCGTCGACGGCGCACAATTTTTTCGCTTTAGCTGGGGCTGCAGGCCTAAGCCTGCCTCACACGACCGTCTTCGCTTCCATAGGTCCAATCACATCCGTAGCATTACGCGAATCGGGGTTTGAGCCCGAGATAGAAGCCAGTGAAGCGACGATTCCTTCGCTGGTTCAAGCGTTGGAGCGGTACTTCAATACAAGATAG
- the nth gene encoding endonuclease III has translation MARTVAIKKAVKKQNPLAPERVAAILEILANTYPGVVCALHHRNAWELTVATILSAQCTDVRVNLVTPALFKTFPTPKAMAAASLPEIEELIRTTGFFRNKAKSIQGAARIVVEEFGGKVPQTMEEILRLPGVARKTANVVLGSWYGIAVGVVVDTHVMRISRRLELTKEKTPEKIERDLMKIIPQDRWISFSHEVIHHGRQVCLARKPRCVDCTLEKLCNSSDKTWSSH, from the coding sequence ATGGCACGAACAGTCGCAATCAAAAAAGCTGTAAAGAAGCAGAATCCGCTGGCTCCGGAGCGCGTTGCAGCGATCCTGGAGATTCTTGCGAACACCTATCCGGGTGTCGTCTGTGCATTGCACCATCGCAATGCGTGGGAGCTTACGGTAGCGACGATTCTTTCGGCTCAGTGCACGGACGTGCGCGTGAATCTGGTCACTCCCGCACTCTTCAAGACCTTCCCTACACCTAAAGCGATGGCGGCTGCGTCTCTGCCTGAGATTGAAGAACTGATTCGCACGACGGGTTTCTTCAGGAATAAGGCGAAGTCGATTCAGGGCGCAGCACGCATTGTTGTAGAAGAATTTGGCGGGAAGGTGCCGCAGACGATGGAAGAGATTCTTCGCTTGCCTGGAGTTGCACGCAAGACCGCGAACGTTGTGCTGGGCTCATGGTATGGAATCGCTGTGGGTGTTGTGGTGGATACGCACGTGATGCGGATCTCGCGACGGCTGGAATTGACGAAGGAAAAAACTCCGGAGAAGATTGAGCGCGACCTGATGAAGATCATCCCGCAGGACCGCTGGATCAGTTTTTCGCACGAGGTGATTCATCATGGCAGGCAAGTGTGTTTGGCTCGCAAGCCTCGCTGCGTAGACTGCACGTTGGAGAAGCTGTGTAATTCAAGCGACAAGACTTGGAGCTCGCACTAA